The Salvelinus fontinalis isolate EN_2023a chromosome 31, ASM2944872v1, whole genome shotgun sequence genome has a window encoding:
- the LOC129829900 gene encoding CCAAT/enhancer-binding protein beta-like: MEVAGFYDGDCFAFQSRNSIISPISDNSTCKQRIDSSMTELGIAEHEKAIDFSDYLDPAAAHCQLATHNETQQRGGGVFASFLAEESRIKRLSSLEQNYRNYISLNERETSAHANPREPYVLGYPELQETRVDTVFSPEFIGNHFKTGERDDLQEDQRMDNNGSSGYDMRYLHYQSTPSGSLGNISTASSSSSSPPGTPAPPGKGRSPLQGGKMSSGGKGKKRLEKDSEEYKQRRERNNLAVRKSRDKAKIRNMETQHKVLELAAENDRLQKRVEQLSRELATLRNLLSATGQC, encoded by the coding sequence ATGGAAGTGGCCGGCTTCTACGACGGGGATTGCTTTGCTTTCCAGAGTAGAAACAGCATTATCAGTCCCATTAGCGACAACAGCACTTGCAAGCAGCGCATTGACAGCTCGATGACGGAGCTTGGCATAGCCGAGCACGAGAAAGCAATTGATTTCAGCGACTACTTGGATCCAGCTGCTGCGCACTGTCAACTAGCAACACACAACGAAACTCAGCAGAGAGGGGGAGGCGTATTCGCTAGTTTCCTTGCCGAGGAAAGCAGGATAAAGAGACTTTCATCATTAGAACAAAACTACAGAAACTACATCTCTCTCAACGAGCGGGAGACAAGTGCGCACGCCAACCCTAGGGAGCCATATGTCCTGGGTTATCCTGAACTGCAGGAGACCCGTGTGGACACCGTGTTCAGCCCAGAGTTTATTGGGAACCACTTTAAAACCGGCGAAAGAGACGATCTTCAAGAGGACCAAAGAATGGACAACAACGGTTCGTCTGGCTACGACATGAGGTATCTTCATTACCAGTCGACTCCAAGTGGCAGCCTTGGGAATATTTCCACTGCGTCCTCGTCTTCCTCAAGTCCACCCGGCACACCTGCCCCGCCAGGTAAAGGCAGGTCGCCTTTGCAGGGCGGGAAAATGTCATCTGGTGGCAAGGGGAAGAAGCGACTGGAAAAGGACAGTGAGGAATATAAGCAGAGGCGGGAGAGAAACAACCTTGCCGTTCGAAAGAGCAGGGATAAAGCCAAAATCCGCAATATGGAGACACAACACAAAGTGCTGGAACTGGCCGCAGAGAATGACCGTTTACAAAAACGCGTGGAGCAGCTGTCAAGAGAGCTTGCCACTCTGCGTAACTTGCTCTCTGCCACCGGTCAGTGTTAG